The window GTTACCTTCGATGGTAAGCAGCTTAAAACAGCTCCTATAAGCCACTTATACAAGGGTAGATCGAGGCATATTATGAGAATACATACTAGCCTTGGAAGAACCCTAGAAGTTACCCCTATTCACAAACTGCTTAGACTAGAAAGGAATGGAGCTATAAGAGAGGTTCATGCTGCTAACCTTAAACCCGGCGATCAGCTCGTAGTTCCAAGGAAGATTCCAATAAATGGTATGCCCCAAGAGATTGACCCCTATAAGCTTGGTCTTACGGATGCTACTGTTGCTGATAGAGATGCACTGGAAGATATGCGTGTTATACTTGAAAGATTACTTGAAAAATTAGGGGGTTATAAACGGCTTGCTAACGAGCTTGGTGTTCATCCTAAGACGCTTGAGTTGATAGTTCATGGTAAGAATAGGCCGAGTCTTATGCTTGTATTGAAGGCGTGTAAGCTGGCTGGACTTGAGCCTCCGAAACCAGAGTATTTAGGTCTTCCAAGGTCAAGTCTTCGCATGAGATTACCTAAAGTATTGGACGAGGATTTCGCTGAGTTCTTGGGCCTCCTCCTATCTGGCGGTGATATAACCGGCAGGGGCATTAGATTCTATAACTCCGATCCTATTCTTAGGCAAAGGTTTAGTCAGCTAGTGGAGAGGCTCTTTGGCATTAAAGGTAGGGAGGAAAGGTATAATACTGTTTTAACTGTGGTTGTGAACTCTAGGTTGTTAGTAACCTTGCTGGGAAGACTGGGCACCCCTAGTAGGTTGAGGGCTAGAAATGTAATGCTACCTAAACCCGTCTTAGCTTCACCTACTCCGGTGATAGCAGCCTTCCTTCGAGGCTACTACCTCGGCGGCGGTGCTTTCAGCGAAAACGAGGTTGAATTCATAACAGCTTCAAAGAGGATGGCATCAGGTCTTTCATATCTTCTGGCACGCTTGGGGGTATTCTATAGTTTTGTTGTAAAGAATGTTAGGGGAGAGGAGTATTATAGAGTTATAATAATGGGTAGAGATGAGCTTGAGAGGTTCTATGATACTATAAAGCCTAGTGAACAACTAAGCCTTGCAAAACTAGAGAAGATAAAGTCTTATCTAGTAGCAGAGGATCAAGGTGGAAAGCCTAGAGACGTTGTATACAATGGGTCTCAGCTGCTTACCAGGACAGCAGCGGATTATAGAAGCAGACTCGAGAAGATTATAGGCGAACTCTCAGATTATACTGTTCAAAATGATAGGATAGGTGTAGCTAAAATAGCACTTATGACTCAAGTAGCGGGGTCAGAGTCATCGGGTAGTCTTTCCATAGCTTTCGAAGATGTCGCTGTCGATACTGTGAGGAAAATAGAATGGTTAGAAGGTGATTTTGTAGTATATGATGTTACAGTCCCTATTACTCATAACTTCGTCGGCGGGGATGTCCCTTCAATACTACATAATACTGTCACACTCCACTCCTTTGCACAGTGGAGTGCAGCTAAGGTGGTCATATACATAGGTTGCGGTGAGAGAGGTAATGAGATGACTGAGGTTCTGGAGAGGTTCCCACAGTATATTGATCCTTGGACGGGGAAGCCCCTCATGGAGAGGACTATTCTAATAGCTAACACAAGCAATATGCCTGTAGCAGCGAGGGAAGCCAGTATTTATGTAGGTATAACACTTGCAGAGTACTATCGCGACATGGGTTATGATACTCTCATCGTCGCAGACTCTACTAGTAGATGGGCGGAGGCCCTCCGTGAAATAGCTGGCAGATTGGAGGAAATGCCTGCAGAAGAGGGATACCCGAGCTATCTAGCTAGTAGGCTTGCAGAGTTCTACGAGCGTGCAGGTAGGGCGGTAGTGACAGGGTCTCCTGAGAGAATTGGTAGTGTGACAGTTGTAGGCGCTGTATCACCTCCGGGAGGAGACTTTACGGAACCAGTTACTAGTCACACGAAGAGGTTCATAAGAGTATTCTGGGCGCTTGATGCTAGATTGGCGTACAGTAGGCACTACCCTGCTATTAACTGGATAGATAGTTATTCAGCATACATTGACTTGGTTGCCAAGTGGTGGCATGAGAATGTTAATGAGGAATGGAAGGGGTATCGTGAAGAGGCTATGGATATTTTGTTGAGGGAGGATGAGTTGAGGGAGATAGTTAGGCTAGTAGGGCCTGAGAGCCTCAGTGAGCACGATAAATTAATACTTGAGACGGCTAGATTGCTGAAGGACGGGTTCCTTAAGCAGAACGCTTTCGACGAAATTGACGCATTCTCTCCGCCTGAGAAACAGTTCTTACTACTTAAGATGATTATTAACTTCCATAGGGAAGCGGATAGACTTGTAGAGAAAGGCATTACTGTTTCAAGGATAAAGGAAGTCGCCCAAGATGTGGTTGTTGAAATGTCGAAGGCTAGATTCACAATACCCAACGATAAACCGGAGCTCGTTGAAGACCTGGAGAAGAAGGCTGTTGAGAAGCTTAAGAGTCTAGAGGTGACTGGGTGAGAGGTGAAGGAAATGGCAGCCATAGGAGTAAGGGAGTACCATAGGATAAAGGAAATAAAAGGCCCACTACTAGTTGTTGAAGGAGTATCAAGGGTAGCGTACGACGAAATCGTAGAAGTAGAACTGGCT is drawn from Candidatus Tiamatella incendiivivens and contains these coding sequences:
- a CDS encoding V-type ATP synthase subunit A — encoded protein: MAIKGRITRISGPLIIAEGMKGIQMYEMVGVGEEGLIGEVSRIMGDKAYIQVYESTSGLRPGDPVEGTGAPLSVDLGPGLLTSIYDGVQRPLNKIAEFTKDIFIRRGIHVAPIPKDRKWTFTPVKLEKGDKVSGGDIIGTVQETSLIEHKVMVPPNVHGRIKWIAMEGDYTIEDMIGEVGVDGKNIPLKLSHRWPVRLPRPFKEKLEPSEPLVTGVRIIDTMFPMAKGGTGAIPGAFGTGKCVLPHTPILLADGELLPIEEVYEKFHNKGMMVESRENEEIIDVSRLGLTVVTFDGKQLKTAPISHLYKGRSRHIMRIHTSLGRTLEVTPIHKLLRLERNGAIREVHAANLKPGDQLVVPRKIPINGMPQEIDPYKLGLTDATVADRDALEDMRVILERLLEKLGGYKRLANELGVHPKTLELIVHGKNRPSLMLVLKACKLAGLEPPKPEYLGLPRSSLRMRLPKVLDEDFAEFLGLLLSGGDITGRGIRFYNSDPILRQRFSQLVERLFGIKGREERYNTVLTVVVNSRLLVTLLGRLGTPSRLRARNVMLPKPVLASPTPVIAAFLRGYYLGGGAFSENEVEFITASKRMASGLSYLLARLGVFYSFVVKNVRGEEYYRVIIMGRDELERFYDTIKPSEQLSLAKLEKIKSYLVAEDQGGKPRDVVYNGSQLLTRTAADYRSRLEKIIGELSDYTVQNDRIGVAKIALMTQVAGSESSGSLSIAFEDVAVDTVRKIEWLEGDFVVYDVTVPITHNFVGGDVPSILHNTVTLHSFAQWSAAKVVIYIGCGERGNEMTEVLERFPQYIDPWTGKPLMERTILIANTSNMPVAAREASIYVGITLAEYYRDMGYDTLIVADSTSRWAEALREIAGRLEEMPAEEGYPSYLASRLAEFYERAGRAVVTGSPERIGSVTVVGAVSPPGGDFTEPVTSHTKRFIRVFWALDARLAYSRHYPAINWIDSYSAYIDLVAKWWHENVNEEWKGYREEAMDILLREDELREIVRLVGPESLSEHDKLILETARLLKDGFLKQNAFDEIDAFSPPEKQFLLLKMIINFHREADRLVEKGITVSRIKEVAQDVVVEMSKARFTIPNDKPELVEDLEKKAVEKLKSLEVTG